The Pantoea eucalypti sequence GTTGCCTGGGTTGTGGCGGCTATCGCCTCACGCGTGATGCCGGAGAATGGGGTAGAAGTGGGGATGTTCGCGGGCTTATCCACGCTGGCGCTGGTAGCTGCAATGGACATGACAAATGGCGGCTTGTATGCCTCGATCATGCAGCAATACGGTTCCAAAGAGGAGGCTGGCGCGTTTGTGCTGATGTCACTGGAGTCCGGGCCATTAATGACCATGGTTATTCTGGGTACCGCGGGTATCGCCTCATTCGAGCCACACGTGTTTGTGGGCGCTGTCCTGCCGTTTGTGGTCGGATTTGCATTAGGAAATCTTGATCCGGAGTTGCGTGACTTCTTCGGAAAAGCGGTACATACGCTGATTCCTTTTTTCGCTTTTGCGCTGGGTAACACCATTAACCTGGGCGTGATTGCGGAAACCGGACTGCTGGGCATCATGCTGGGCATCGCCGTGATCATCATTACAGGTATCCCGCTTATTCTGGCCGACCGGCTGATTGGCGGCGGGGATGGCACGGCCGGTATAGCCGCATCCAGTACGGCAGGCGCCGCAGTGGCGACACCCGTACTGATTGCCGAGATGTTGCCGCAGTTTAAACCGGTTGCGCCTGCCGCAACGGCGCTGGTTGCCACATCTGTCATTGTGACCTCAGTGCTGGTGCCCATTATCACCGCTATCTATTCAAAACGCCTTAAGCGTCTCCATGTTGCCGTCGGGCAGCGTGCCACTATTAAGTAACCTGCCTAATCAATCCCCGGCGCGCCAGTTGGGGATCACTCTGGATTTTGTGTTGTAAATCAATCTCTCATTTGGTCTGGCCTCACTCTGCATTACGCTGATGTGGCGTATTTAACGCATCAAAATATAAACAGAGGATGAGACAATGACAGTTATTAACCAAGCAACGTGCAGATTATTTACCGAAGTCGGCAATACCACGCAGTTAGTCGCCTATTACGAAGAAGGGCGTCGTACCATGTGGATGATGTTGCGTGCACAGCCCCGTCCGAGTTTCAACCATGAACTGATTGAGGAGATCATGAACCTGAGCTATGCCGCTCAGCGTTCGGGCCTGCCAATCGACTTCTGGGTCACCGGGTCACTGGTTCCGCAAATGTTCAACGCCGGTGGCGATCTGCGCTTCTTTGTTGAGTGCATTCGCAACAACCGCCGCGAGGCGCTCCGGGCTTATGCGCGTGCCTGCGTGGACTGCATCCATTCTGCAGCACGCGGTTTTGATACAGGCGCGGTGACGCTGGCGATGATCGAGGGCAGTGCGTTAGGCGGCGGATTCGAAGCGGCGCTGGCGCATCACTTCATCCTGGCGCAAAACAATGCACGGATGGGCTTCCCGGAAATTGCTTTTAACCTGTTCCCTGGTATGGGCGGCTACTCACTGGTGGCGCGTCGTTCCGGCATGAAACTGGCCGAAGAGCTGATTTGTGAAGGGGAGTCTCACAGCGCTGAGTGGTATGAGACGCGTGGACTGGTCGATAAGGTCTTCCAGCCAGGCGACAGCTATCGTGCCACTCGCACCTTTATCGACACGTTACGGCCTAAACTCAATGGCGTGCGGGCGATGCTGAAAGCGCGCCAGCGCGTGCTGCAATTGTCACGCGCTGAGCTCATGGATATCACAGAAGATTGGGTCGATTACGCGTTTACTATCGAACCTAAAGATATTGCTTACATGGAACGCCTGGTACAGTTACAAAACCGCCACAGCGCATCACTGCGTAAAGCGGGTTAATCCGGACCAGCATTAAACGCGGGCAGGATGCTTAGCCAGCCAATGCCCAAATTGTTCCGCGGGCATTGGTTTTGCGTAATAGTAACCCTGACGCCCATCAACACCACTTTTAAGCACGAACTTCTCTTCATCCGGCGTCTCAATACCTTCTGCAATCACCTGCAAATCAAGCGCCTTCGCGACGGCGACGATTGCACGCACCAGCGATTGTGATACCGGCTGTTTATTGATGTCGCGGATAAAGCTTTGATCGAGCTTAATCGCATTGATCGGCACACGTGCGAGCTGAGAAAGCGAAGAGTAACCGGTGCCAAAATCATCCAGATGAACCTGTGCGCCCAGCTCCTGAAACTGTTTCATCAGCTTCAGCGCTTCAGTTTCATTCTCAATCAGACAACTTTCTGTGAGCTCAATATCAATCGGACAATCAGTGATATTCGCCTCATGCAGTGCCTGTTTCAGATCGGTGTAGATACTTTGGTCGAGCAGCTGACGGGCAGACACATTGACAGCGACGCGCAGGAAAATACCCTGCTGACGCCAGACGATAATCTGCTGAAGCACGTTGAGCATTACCCAGCGTCCCAGCGGCACAATCAGCCCTGACTCTTCGGCATAGGGAATAAAATCTGCGGGCGAAACCATACCACGCTCTGGTGAGTTCCAGCGTACTAATGCCTCGGCGCTGCGAACCTGTCCATCGCTATCAATCTTAGGCTGGTAATGTACCAGCAGATGATCGAGTTCAAGCGCCTTGCGCAGGTTGGTGTCCAGCCACAGATACTCAAAGACCCGCTGGTTCATCTCGGCGGCAAAGACACAGAACTTGCCGCGACCATTCTCTTTAGCGTGATACATCGCGGTGTCCGCGTTACGAATCAGGCTCTCTCTATCTTCGCCATGCAGCGGTGCGAAAGCGATACCGATGGAACAGCCACTGTAAACTTCAATCAGTCCGATACGGAAAGGCTGTCGCAGGCGCTCAAGAATGCGGGAGGACATCGCCTCCAGCGCAGCCTGGCTGGTGTGTTCAGCCAGCACCACAAACTCATCGCCACCCAGACGGCCAAGCGTCTGGTCCTTACCCAGACAGCTAAGAATCGCGAGAGAGACCGCCTGCAGTAATTGATCGCCGAACATATGACCGTAGGCGTCGTTCACTTTTTTGAAATTATCGAGATCGAGATAGACAACACCGGTCTCATCATGCCCGGCGCGCTCCAGCGCCAGGCTAATCTGCTGATGAATGGCGTTGCGATTAGGTAAACCGGTGACCGTATCGGTGTTTGCCAGCACCCGGAGGCGTTCCTGGGCACGTCGCTCCTCGGTAATGTCTGTACCAGAACAGATGAGGAAAATTTCATTTTTGCCGCTGCCGCTGTGAACAAACTTATTACGAAACAGAAACAGTCGCTGGCCCTTTTTGGTTTTAACCCAGCGCTCCACCTCGTACGAGTTACCGTCACGGAAGAAGCCTGCAATGTTGCGCCGCGACTGTGAGGCTTCCTGCCGGGTCATGAACAACTGAAAGACATTTCGGCCTATAACTTCATGTTCATTCAGACCGGTATATTCTTCACTCAGGCGGTTAAAACGCTGAATATTGCCACGCTGATCGAGGATAACAATCACTGAATTAGCTTCAGAAACCACCTGTTCGGCGAATGAAAGGCCCAGGGTCAGGTCACGGGCGACCGCAGACGTATCTCCCCAGGCAGAAGCAGTTCCGGCCCAGGAGGCCTGGTTCACTTTACGTCCGACAAAATGCATTGGCACATCAATGCCTTGCAGGGACATGGTCAGATTGATACTTGAAGTGATGACGGGCATTGCGCGGATCATTGCAGCCTGGCCGGGTGTCAGCGGCAGGGCGATATTAGTTTGTGACGACTCATCTTCGGCAAAATGCAATGCATCGCTGTCCGCGGTCAGACGCCAATGAGGGCTGGTTGTACCAAAAAGGGTGTACAACAACGTTTGCCCTTGTTCATCGGTCATGGAAACTTCCTCCGGGAAGTGCTCTGCAGGCGTTATCTCATTATTTTAGCAACAGTATTCATCATCTGAGGCAAGCACAAGGTGCAAACCAAATATATTTTTCCATCCAGATAAGAATGGCACAAAAAAGCCCCGACGGTGCGGGGCTGTTCAGTGCGTTCAGCAGGGACATTTGCCCAGTTTACCGGCCTGGCTGGGGAAGCGCGCATCCAGGCAATAACGGTGAAAATCGCGCTCACTCATCGGCGCCTGCCCGGGATGATGCCGTCGCATATGCTGCAGATATTTTTGATAATCCTGCACCCCGACCATTAAGCGAAAACATTGTTGCAGGCCGCGCCAGAATCCCCGCCAGCTAAACCTCTGCGGCGGAGAAGCAGCAATCACATTACAGTGCAGAATCTGCCAGTCACCGTGTGGACGGTGGACCTGATGAATAGCATCAGACATGGCGCACCTCCTTGTTGCGCATTGCTACCGGCGTCTCGCGGGTGGTCGGCACCGAGCTGTTCAGTGCACGACGAATGACAAAGAATGCCGAGATCAGCATGGTGACCGCCACCAGCATAAAGAAAGCACATAGCGCGGCGTTAATCTGATTGCTGAACACGATGGTCTGCATATCCGCCACGCTTTTTGCTGGCGCGATGATCACGCCTTCATCCAGCCCTTTGCGGAATTTATTCGCCTGCGCCAGGAAACCGATAGAAGGTTTCTCATGGAAGATTTTCTGCCAGCCCGCGGTCATTGAGGTGATAAACAACCAGACGGTCGGCAGAATCGTCACCCAGGCGTAACGCTGCTTTTTCATTTTGAAGAGCACCACAGTACCGAGAATCAGCGCCATCGAGGCCAGCATCTGATTGCCGATACCAAAAAGTGGCCACAGGGTATTAATGCCGCCCAGCGGGTCGACCACGCCCTGATAAACAAAGAAACCCCAGCCTGCAACGGCGACGGACGTGCCTGCCATATTACCCAGCCAGGAACGGTTGTTCGCCATAGAAGGCACCACTGTTCCCACCAGATCCTGCACCATAAAGCGGCAGGCGCGGGTACCGGCATCGACCGCGGTCAGGATAAATAGCGCTTCAAACAGAATGGCGAAGTGATACCAGAATGCCATCATCGCCCGACTGTTGAAGATCTCGGTAATAATATGGGCCATTCCCACTGCGAAGGTAGGTGCGCCGCCTGCGCGAGAGAGAATGGAACCTTCACCGACATCGCGGGCGATGCCACTCAGCATTTCTGGCGTGACCACAAAGCCCCAGCCATTAATGACCTGAGAGGCGCTCTCAACGGTGGTACCAATCAGCGCGGCAGGGGAGTTCATGGCAAAATAGACGCCGGGATCCAGCACCGAGGCACAAATCAGCGCCATGATCGCCACAAAAGACTCCATCAGCATCGCGCCATAGCCAATAAAGCGGATATGACTCTCCCTCTCCACCAGTTTTGGTGTAGTGCCGCTGGAGACCAGCGCATGGAAGCCTGAGATTGCTCCGCAGGCAATGGTAATGAACAGGAACGGGAACATCGCGCCGGAGAATACCGGACCGGTACCGTCGATAAATTTGGTCACTGCTGGCATTTTCATCTCTGGCATGGCAAAGACGATGCCCACCGCCAGGCCGACAATCACGCCAATTTTAAGAAAAGTGGAGAGGTAGTCGCGCGGTGCCAGCAGTAGCCAGACCGGCAGCACAGAAGCAATAAAGCCATAGATGACGAGAACCCAGGTCAGCGAGGTGCCTTTCAGGGTAAAGAAGGGGCCCCAGTACGGATGTTGTGCCACGTCGCCGCCATAAATAATCGCCGCCATCATCAGCACAAAGCCAATCAATGACACTTCGGCGATTTTACTGGGGCGGATAAAGCGCATGTAGACGCCCATAAACAGCGCAATCGGAATGGTGGCCGCGATAGTGAACAACCCCCACGGGCTGTTCGCCAGTGCCTTCACGACGACCAGCGCCAGCGCCGACAGGATGATGATCATCACGCCCAGCGCGCCGAGCATTGTCACGACACCGGCGAATGCGCCCAGCTCCTGCCGCGCCATTTCACCCAGCGAACGGCCATCACGGCGGGTCGAGATAAACAGGATCAGGAAATCCTGAACCGCGCCTGCCAGCATCACCCCGACCAGAATCCAGATAGTGCCCGGCAGAAACCCCATCTGCGCGGCCAGAATCGGACCGACCAGAGGACCGGCGCCCGCAATGGCCGCGAAATGGTGGCCAAACAGCACCCATTTATTGGTGGGAACATAATCCAGTCCGTCGCTCAGCCGCTCGGCAGGCGTCATCCGGCGATCGTCCAGTTCAAAAATATTGCGGGCGATAAACAGGCTGTAGAAGCGGTAAGCGATGCTGTAACAGGCGACAGCGGCGATCACCAGCCAGACTGCATTGACGTGTTCGCCGCGGCTGAGGGCCAGCATGGCGAAAGCGCCCGCGCCGATTAACGCCACCACTAACCAGATCACACTGGTTTTGACGTTTTTCATGACTAACTCCTTGTGAGGACCGAGAGGAAAGCGATCGAAAACAACGAGTTAAACTTAATGTAATGGAATGTAAGTGAAAGTTAATCAGTGGAGAAGTGTGAAGCGGGGTACAAATTTAACTTTTTTGCAATCAGAACGGGGCGGGAAAGGGCGGGATAACCAGTGTTATCCCGCTTGTGTCAGCGCTTAAATACGCGACATTCAGACGGCGGGCCGGGCCACGACGCTGCGAGTTTCCATGCGGACTTCGGCGATGGTGACATCAATCACGTCGGTCACACGGTAAACCACGTCACCTTTGATCTGTACGCTGCCATTCTCCTGACTTAAGACCAGCTCATCACGCACCGCGTGAATGAACGGTGCCGGGATAAAGGCAACCGCACCAAACTCGACCAGGCGAACACGCATGCCGCCACGCGACACGTCGATAATCTCGGCGCTGAAACGACGATCGGTAGCCGCAAAGGGTGCAAGATAACGGGCGTAGAGCCAGTCACCAACGTCACGTTCCGCCATCCGGTTCAGGCGACGGCGTTCACTCATCGTTACCGTCACCGCATCATCCGGACGTGCGATCGACTCACCGCGAATAATTGCTTTAAGCAGACGATGGTTGATCATGTCGCCGAACTTACGAATCGGTGAGGTCCAGGTAGCGTAAGCCTCCAGACCCAGACCGAAGTGCGGGCCGGGCTCGGTGCTGATCTCAGCGAAAGTCTGGAAACGACGGATACGGCTATCAAGAAACTGGGTCGGCAGGGCGTCCAGCTCACGACGCAGCACACGGAAACCTTCCAGTGTGGTGATCGCCTGTGCATCCACGTTAATACCATGATTCGCCAGTACCGCCGCAGCCTGTTCAGCATTGGTGGCATCGAAACCGGCATGCACGTTGTAAATACCAAAGCCCAGACGATCACGCAGCACTTTTGCCGCGCAGACGTTGGCCAGAATCATGGACTCTTCAACGATACGGTTAGCGATGCGGCGAGGTTCAGCCACAATTTCCAGCACTTCGCCTTTATCACCGAGCAGGAAGCGGTAATCCGGGCGGTCCTTAAACACCAGCGCGTGGGTCTGACGCCACTCGCTGCGCGCCAGGCAAAGGCGGTGCAACAAACGAATCTGTTCAGCAATCGCCTCGCTTTCTGGCTGCCAGGTGCCGCTGTTTTCCAGCCAGTCAGAGACATCGTCATAAGCCAGCTTGGCTTTAGACTCGATCCAGGCCGCAAAGAACTCGACGTCATCACCCAGGGTGCCATCGGCAGCTACCGTGACGCGGCAGGCCAGCGCCGGACGACGCACATTCGGACGCAGCGAGCAGACATCATCAGAGAGTTCGCGCGGCAGCATCGGGATATTAAAGCCCGGCAGGTAGTTGGTAAACGCACGCTGTGCCGCCAGCTTATCAAGCTGACTGCCCTCTGCCACATAGGCGGTCGGATCGGCGATAGCGATAGTCAGACGCAGGGTGCCGTCGTCCTGTGCTTCTGCATAGAGCGCATCATCCATATCCTGGGTGCTGGCGCTGTCGATGGTGACGAAATCCAGCGCGGTCAGATCTTCACGCGTCAGGTTTTCATCCATCATCTCGCCAAAGCTGACATCAGGTGCTTCACGCTCAAGGTTGTGACGCGACAGCGTCACCCACCACGGAGCAAGATGATCATCAGCTTTGACAATAAAATCGGTAAGTTCGGCATAGAAGCCGCGATCGCCTTTT is a genomic window containing:
- a CDS encoding carbon starvation CstA family protein, with the protein product MKNVKTSVIWLVVALIGAGAFAMLALSRGEHVNAVWLVIAAVACYSIAYRFYSLFIARNIFELDDRRMTPAERLSDGLDYVPTNKWVLFGHHFAAIAGAGPLVGPILAAQMGFLPGTIWILVGVMLAGAVQDFLILFISTRRDGRSLGEMARQELGAFAGVVTMLGALGVMIIILSALALVVVKALANSPWGLFTIAATIPIALFMGVYMRFIRPSKIAEVSLIGFVLMMAAIIYGGDVAQHPYWGPFFTLKGTSLTWVLVIYGFIASVLPVWLLLAPRDYLSTFLKIGVIVGLAVGIVFAMPEMKMPAVTKFIDGTGPVFSGAMFPFLFITIACGAISGFHALVSSGTTPKLVERESHIRFIGYGAMLMESFVAIMALICASVLDPGVYFAMNSPAALIGTTVESASQVINGWGFVVTPEMLSGIARDVGEGSILSRAGGAPTFAVGMAHIITEIFNSRAMMAFWYHFAILFEALFILTAVDAGTRACRFMVQDLVGTVVPSMANNRSWLGNMAGTSVAVAGWGFFVYQGVVDPLGGINTLWPLFGIGNQMLASMALILGTVVLFKMKKQRYAWVTILPTVWLFITSMTAGWQKIFHEKPSIGFLAQANKFRKGLDEGVIIAPAKSVADMQTIVFSNQINAALCAFFMLVAVTMLISAFFVIRRALNSSVPTTRETPVAMRNKEVRHV
- the pdeR gene encoding cyclic di-GMP phosphodiesterase; its protein translation is MTDEQGQTLLYTLFGTTSPHWRLTADSDALHFAEDESSQTNIALPLTPGQAAMIRAMPVITSSINLTMSLQGIDVPMHFVGRKVNQASWAGTASAWGDTSAVARDLTLGLSFAEQVVSEANSVIVILDQRGNIQRFNRLSEEYTGLNEHEVIGRNVFQLFMTRQEASQSRRNIAGFFRDGNSYEVERWVKTKKGQRLFLFRNKFVHSGSGKNEIFLICSGTDITEERRAQERLRVLANTDTVTGLPNRNAIHQQISLALERAGHDETGVVYLDLDNFKKVNDAYGHMFGDQLLQAVSLAILSCLGKDQTLGRLGGDEFVVLAEHTSQAALEAMSSRILERLRQPFRIGLIEVYSGCSIGIAFAPLHGEDRESLIRNADTAMYHAKENGRGKFCVFAAEMNQRVFEYLWLDTNLRKALELDHLLVHYQPKIDSDGQVRSAEALVRWNSPERGMVSPADFIPYAEESGLIVPLGRWVMLNVLQQIIVWRQQGIFLRVAVNVSARQLLDQSIYTDLKQALHEANITDCPIDIELTESCLIENETEALKLMKQFQELGAQVHLDDFGTGYSSLSQLARVPINAIKLDQSFIRDINKQPVSQSLVRAIVAVAKALDLQVIAEGIETPDEEKFVLKSGVDGRQGYYYAKPMPAEQFGHWLAKHPARV
- a CDS encoding YbdD/YjiX family protein; the encoded protein is MSDAIHQVHRPHGDWQILHCNVIAASPPQRFSWRGFWRGLQQCFRLMVGVQDYQKYLQHMRRHHPGQAPMSERDFHRYCLDARFPSQAGKLGKCPC
- a CDS encoding exoribonuclease II; its protein translation is MFQDNPLLAQLKQKLHSQTPRAEGVVKGTEKGFGFLEVDAQKSYFIPPPQMKKVMHGDRITAVIHSEKDRESAEPETLVEPFLTRFVGRVQKKDDRLSIVPDHPLLKDAIPCRPARDVSHEFENGDWAVAEMRRHPLKGDRGFYAELTDFIVKADDHLAPWWVTLSRHNLEREAPDVSFGEMMDENLTREDLTALDFVTIDSASTQDMDDALYAEAQDDGTLRLTIAIADPTAYVAEGSQLDKLAAQRAFTNYLPGFNIPMLPRELSDDVCSLRPNVRRPALACRVTVAADGTLGDDVEFFAAWIESKAKLAYDDVSDWLENSGTWQPESEAIAEQIRLLHRLCLARSEWRQTHALVFKDRPDYRFLLGDKGEVLEIVAEPRRIANRIVEESMILANVCAAKVLRDRLGFGIYNVHAGFDATNAEQAAAVLANHGINVDAQAITTLEGFRVLRRELDALPTQFLDSRIRRFQTFAEISTEPGPHFGLGLEAYATWTSPIRKFGDMINHRLLKAIIRGESIARPDDAVTVTMSERRRLNRMAERDVGDWLYARYLAPFAATDRRFSAEIIDVSRGGMRVRLVEFGAVAFIPAPFIHAVRDELVLSQENGSVQIKGDVVYRVTDVIDVTIAEVRMETRSVVARPAV
- the kdgT gene encoding 2-keto-3-deoxygluconate transporter; this encodes MHIKRAIDKIPGGMMLIPLFIGALCHTFSPGAGKYFGSFTNGLMTGTVPILAVWFFCMGASIKLSATGTVLRKSGTLVLTKIAVAWVVAAIASRVMPENGVEVGMFAGLSTLALVAAMDMTNGGLYASIMQQYGSKEEAGAFVLMSLESGPLMTMVILGTAGIASFEPHVFVGAVLPFVVGFALGNLDPELRDFFGKAVHTLIPFFAFALGNTINLGVIAETGLLGIMLGIAVIIITGIPLILADRLIGGGDGTAGIAASSTAGAAVATPVLIAEMLPQFKPVAPAATALVATSVIVTSVLVPIITAIYSKRLKRLHVAVGQRATIK
- a CDS encoding crotonase/enoyl-CoA hydratase family protein, with the protein product MTVINQATCRLFTEVGNTTQLVAYYEEGRRTMWMMLRAQPRPSFNHELIEEIMNLSYAAQRSGLPIDFWVTGSLVPQMFNAGGDLRFFVECIRNNRREALRAYARACVDCIHSAARGFDTGAVTLAMIEGSALGGGFEAALAHHFILAQNNARMGFPEIAFNLFPGMGGYSLVARRSGMKLAEELICEGESHSAEWYETRGLVDKVFQPGDSYRATRTFIDTLRPKLNGVRAMLKARQRVLQLSRAELMDITEDWVDYAFTIEPKDIAYMERLVQLQNRHSASLRKAG